Within Triticum dicoccoides isolate Atlit2015 ecotype Zavitan chromosome 1B, WEW_v2.0, whole genome shotgun sequence, the genomic segment GGGGTAGAGACTGGCTGCTGGTCACGTATTTGTACACCCATGCTCCTGCGGTTAAAAGCAAGCAAGCACGGACCCTTGGACGGTCACCGCGGATCTTCTCCATCCCTGTTATGTGTCGGCCACTATGCAATCAGATCAAATGATCTTCTTAGAAAAAAAAAGAGCCCGGGGTATGATCAGAACGAGCATATGTGCATGGATCGATTAAATAAAAGGAATATGTAGCCAAAGATCAACAAGAGTGAGCGCGCGCTGGAGAGAGTAGTATATTTTCGTTTAGTTTCGCCAGATTTTGTCTCTCCTTCAGTAATGACCAGGCATTGAGCAGTGGAGTACAACTAGCATCTAGCCAGTGTAGTTAATCAAGAATAGTGTCGGCCGGCCCGTGGTGGTAACAGTAAAACGGAAGCGCAGAGCTGTTGCTACTAGCCACTGCAGAGCAGTACGTACGTAAACAGTAAATGCGCAACAGAACTTACCAGTAGTAGGGATAGATTCATCGCATGGCATATCTACCTACTGCGAGCAAGGCAGGGCAAGTGCAGGTAGTAACTCAAATTTTGACCATGCATGTCATGTCACGCCACACCCTATGCGTTTACAGCTCAGCCGGTCAGGCCACATGCGGTGGATCAATCTTGCAGCGCCTAGACGTTAGGCGCTACACTGTATCGTGtagcgcctagctctcaggcgctgcacactgacttagcaatttttagCTTTGCTCTCTGTTGCCCCGAGGCGGTTAGTAAGTGCATGTGTAGCGTCTTTCGTCTAGGCGCTGCACATGATAGTGTAGCGCCTTTCGCCTAGGCGCTGCACCATCAGGGGTGGGGTCAGGCCTGGCTGCTCCGGGGTGCCACGCTGTCCAGATGTGTAACGCCTGTGTGTTAGGCGCTGCACAGTGTAGTGTGACGCTTAGTTATCGGGCGCCACATAAAAAGGTCAGTTgggtgaatttttttcaaaacagTTCAGTTTGTGAATTTATTTCATCCTTAGGTCAAAACAGTGATTTCTGCTACATCAGGAACCAGTGGTTCGGCCGACAAGAACCTGTTACTTCTAGTGAAAGATTCCATCCTAATTTTTTAATAGATCTCACGTTGCAGCCGCTCTCACTTCAGGCGTGCATCACGCGTCTAGGGACGCTGAAATCTGAATGGGACGATGGTCCATTTTGTAGAGTATCTTGGAAATCAAACACTATGGCTACTCTACTCTATTATGACATGCCTTGACTCTACTAAAATCTACTCTATTATAACATGGCCCTTGGATCTGGAATTTGGATCTGGAATGGACAGCGCAGATCGAGCACTGTAGCAACAAAACATTGTATCTCCTCTATTATCCCTCCCCTTGCTTTCAGATGCATTGGATTGTACtcgctccgttccaaaatataagaacgtttttaacattaTACTAGTGTAAAAAACATTTTTATATTATGGACGGATCCCTCTGTCCtaaaatataaaaacgtttttaacactacactagtgtaaaaaaacgTTGTTATATTATGAGACAGCGGAAGTATTAAATAAACGAAGCATGCTTGTTGACGTGTTGTTATCATCGTTTCCTTTATCCAACCAGCAGTATCCGTCAAGGGAAGTAGCTTCAGCAGCACCCCACTTACTGAAAATCTGAAGCAAAGCATAGCTAAGATGAACTGACGAGACGGAGCACAACGAAGCAAGAAGCGAAGAAATCAATCACCATGGAGGCATGGCTCCTGCTCCCTGtcgccctcctcctccccctcctcatcgtCCTGCTCGCGCAGCGCGTCGCGGCCGGGGCGGGTAAAGCCAAGAACGGCAGCCACATCCCGCCTGGCCCGCTCGCCTTGCCGTTGCTCGGCAGCCTACTGTGGCTGAGGCACTCCTCAGCCGACGTGGAGCCCCTACTCCGGCGCCTCATGGTGCGGTATGGCCCCGTCGTGTCCCTGCGCGTCGGCTCCCGTCTCTCCATCTTCGTGGCCGACCGGCGAGTGGCCCACGCCGCCCTGGTTGAGCGCGGCGCCGCTCTGGCTGACCGCCCGGCGGTCACGCGCGGCCTCTTCGGCGAGACCGGCAACACAGTCGCGCGCGCCAGCTACGGGCCcgcgtggcgcctcctgaggcgcaACCTCGTCTCAGAGACGCTGCACCCGACGCGTGTCCGCCTCTTCGCGCCTGCGCGCGCCTGGGTGCGCCGCGTGCTCGCGGACAAGCTGCTGCGGGAGTCCGGCCCCGGCGTGGAGGCGGCGACCCGCGGGGTCCTGGTCATGGAGGCGTTCCGGTACGCCATGTTCTGCCTCCTCGTGCTCATGTGCTTCGGCGAGAGGCTCGACGAGGCTTCGGTGCGGGCGGTCGGCGCCGCGCAGCGCGACTGGCTCTTGTACGTCGCGCGCAAGACGAGTGTCTTCGCCTTCTGGCCGGCTGTCACCAAGCACCTTTTTCGCGGCCGTCTCAAGATGGGCCTCGCCCTGCGGCGGCGGCAGAAGGAGCTCTTCCTGCCGCTGATTGACGCGCGGTGGGAGCGCAAGAAACAGATCAACCGAGGCGCCGGCGTGGTGTTGCCGATGGCGGAGACCACGTTCGAGCACTCGTACGTGGACACCCTGCTCGACATCAAGCTCCCTGAAGAAGAGGCTGGCCGCGCGCTCACGGACGACGAGATGGTCATACTCTGTTCCGAGTTCCTTATCGCCGGAACCGACACCACCGCCACCGGGCTGCAATGGATCATGGCTGAGCTCGTCAAGAACCCGGCCATCCAGGAGAAGCTCTATGACGAGATCAGGACCACAACTGGTGGCGACCAGGCAGAGGTCTCCGAGGAGGACATCCACAAGATGCCTTACCTCAAAGCCGTCGTCCTTGAGGGACTGCGCAGGCACCCACCGGCGCACTTCGTGCTGCCGCACAAGGCGATGGAGGACATGGAGATTGACGGGTACCTGATCCCGAAGGGCGCCACTGTGAACTTCATGGTGGCCGAGATGGGCAGGGACGAGCGGGAGTGGGAGAAGCCGATGGAATTCGTGCCAGAGCGATTCTTGCCGGGCGGCGATGGCGAGGGGGTGGATGTGGCCGGCAGCAGGGAGATCAGGATGATGCCATTCGGCGTCGGGAGGAGGATCTGCGCCGGGCTCGGCGTCGCCATGCTTCACCTTGAGTACTTCGTGGCCAATTTGGTCAATGAGTTCGAGTGGCGTGAGGTTCCAGGCGACGAGGTGGACTTCGCCGAGAAGCCGGAGTTCACCGTCGTCATGGCCAACCCGCTGTGCGCGAGGTTGGTGCCCAGAAGCAGGAGCTGACGGTGCTTTAGACAATCACACTACTTGCTGAACCTGCTTGCCTGAACTGAATGTTCACATGTGTATATCTCAGTGGCTGATGTCTCATGGAATCTCATCTGATCATTTTGAGCTTCAGTTAACAGAGCAAATACCGTTCTCATCTTTATTTTAAATTAGAGTCACACCAAGGATATAAATCTaggattttttgtttgtttttgccactctggcTTTTTGTCTATTTTCCTGATGCTACTCtaaaatttgacatttcacttttgtcaCTTTTTCGCTTTTGACAATGTATCTCAATTatcattccgtggcaaaagcaaagaTGTCATATTAATCACCAATGAGCAATTTGTTTCTTTTGCCATGAAATTGCGATGTGTTGTCAAAAACTTTACAAAAGTGAATGTCAAGaattagagtggcataaggaaaatggcAAAAGCTTGAGTGGCAAAAATAAAATTATCTCATAAATCTACTATAGTTCGGTGATTACAAACGAAGCATATTTTTATGGATCATAATGTGTTGAGTTTTTATCTGAAACCATAATGAGGTCAGGAGTTTCTTTTTATGGGAATGAGGTTTTCTTTTTTGCATCTCAACACACTTCCATTAACTTAATAGGGGGGTTACACCCGTTTTGCCAGTAACTAGTAGTGATCTAAAAAAACTTATATcactttatagagggagtagaaaGGAAGTTTGGCAGCTAGAAAAAAAGAAGAAGTTTGGCAGCTAGAAAAAAAGGAAGTTTGAAATAAATATAATCCGGAGACATCGTCTCCTGCAGCTACTTGCCCGTCCAGCACAAAGATGTACTACCTTTTTTTTGCAAGTGAAAGATGTACTGCCTCATTAGCTTTCTCTTCCAACATGAACACTACTATATGTCAAATATTCGTTTCTCAAGAAAACTAGTTGCCAAACTTACTACTATCATTAGAAATTTTTGGTGGACAAGAATAAAAGAAGACCCATCCAAGATAGCTCTTTGTCTCAGGGCATGGAAGGACATGTGCACCCCAAAAGTAGAAGGGGTCTTGGAGTCAAGAACATTCAAGCAGTTAACATAGGCCTAACCCTGTTAGCGGCTTGGAGAATTGCGGATGAACCACAAAGCTTCTTGTCACATGTACTTAAATATAAATATTTTCCCGTGACTTCTATTTGGAGAGCAAAAAGCaacattccaaaaataagtttttgGGCTTCAATTATTAAGGCAAGACACATTCTTCAAGCAAATTCAATCTATCAAATTCTTGATGGCAATTCCTCCATTTGGAGCACTCCTTGGTTTCCTCATTGGCAATCTATTTACGAGCATTTGCAAATACAATCGGGGCATTCTGTCTATCCTTCTCAGACCGAGGATTTGTGGAACCAAAATTAGAAAAACATGGAATGCTAGACTTATTTACAATCTTTTTGATCATGAGGTAGCTAGTAGCATCATGCAGGTACTGATTATTCAACAAGAGGGAACTAATCTCCTCTGCTAGAGATTGCACCCTTCAGGTAAATGCACGTCAAAATCAGCTATTAAAGCATGTCTTCAAGACTTGCAACAGTAGGGATCTACATTGCCTAGACAGGTACCTCAAGAGATTAAACAACTGCTCAAGTAGGTTTGGAAAGAGAAGACTATGGTTCCAAGGGTACTGCCTTTTGCTTAGGGGCTCTTGAGGAAAGCACTTCCAACAGGTATGAGAGCAGGGAAATATTCCAAGCTTATTAAGAAAAGTTGCATTAGATGCGATCAGGATGAAGATGACATGCATCTTTTCTTTACTTGCCCCCTTTGCTAGAGCATCTTGGGTAGCTCATGCTTggtttattgaatatgaaattctttCTAACAACTATGCTAGTATTGCAGAAATTATCAATGCTCTTCTTAACTCAGGGCATCCACATGCCTCTCTCATTAATATAATGACTTTTCTTTGGTGCATATGGAAAGCGAGGAATGATACTATTTTCGATAGGAAAGAGACCAAGCTTATACATGTATTCCAAATTATGCAGGCCATTCTAAATAATCAGGAACTAACACTTCAATCACAATAAGAAGGGCAGGGTCTTAGTCAAGATGAGCATAAAGCTCACAACAACAGGATATAATGCAAGCTACTACCCCAAATTGCAAAGTCTTTATAGATGCGGCATGGAAACCTGATATACAAAACACCACACGCTAGGAACTTTCATAGAAATGACTAGTAAACATCAAGTGGTCAACATCAATATTGGTTTATCCGAGGAGCAAATCGTGTTGCCTCTCCAAGTAGAAGCTAAGACACTTCAGGTAGCTGCCCAAGTGATCACTACAATCACAAAGGAGACATCGTCTTATTCACGAACAATCAGGTTTTGGCCCAGGCCGCACAAGCAAGAGATATCCTTAAATGCCCTGGTCAGTGGGAGATTATAAGCCAATTGGCAAATCTGTTTAGCTCTACTAGTAAGGCTCAGATAACCGTTAGACACATTCCCAGGGAGCTTAATAGCAGGGCTCACAACAATGAGGCTAGAGCATACTCTTTAGAATCCAATACTAGTCCTACAATGGTTTTAATAGCAGATCCCACTCAATTGATCACTGTCATATGCTTTTAAAGCTAGGCAATCTGAACATCAGACATTGTAAaaccatgtgtgacttgttcttcagATTAATGGATAGGCGCCTAAGGCGCCATCTCTTTCTCCACAAAAACACCTCTCTAAAAAAACACCGACCCACCGAAATCTTAAATTTTTGAAGAATGCTTGCTAgttccgatctaccttctcctctttGCTTTCATAGGTCAATTACACCTTGAGCGTCAGTTTCAATAAGCACATGTCGTAGTCTCATATCACATGCTAATCGCACGCCATCCTATACCACATAGGCTTCCATGGTAGAGCATTTGGTGCATGCGCAAGTCAAAGAGTCCGAGCCCGAATCAAAGCTCCGTCATTTCTATGAACAGTAGCACCTGTAGCACCCTGATGGCCAGCCACTACAAAACTTGTTTGAGATCTATGAATTTCTTTGAGATCTTTAGTTTTCTTTGCTGCATTATTCTCTTCAGTATATCCTCTCCAATCTATTAGTCTTTCTTTTGACAAATTTGATATTTGATCTCCAAGAGGGACATGTGTATGATAGTTagtgttagggcatatttctccctaagtggttttggtgattgatgacaatgcatttgcggactaatcgtgtgcattgagcatttcagataattTATCATATGGCACAAGACGATTCGTGCCCCTCGGAGCTATTACGAAGACGGTGTTTTTCTTATGTTccatttttggtggatttgagtcgtagaatcattgtactattaagagggggtccgcttcggaaTGGTTTGGGTGAAATCAACACGTACAT encodes:
- the LOC119336836 gene encoding cytochrome P450 89A2-like is translated as MEAWLLLPVALLLPLLIVLLAQRVAAGAGKAKNGSHIPPGPLALPLLGSLLWLRHSSADVEPLLRRLMVRYGPVVSLRVGSRLSIFVADRRVAHAALVERGAALADRPAVTRGLFGETGNTVARASYGPAWRLLRRNLVSETLHPTRVRLFAPARAWVRRVLADKLLRESGPGVEAATRGVLVMEAFRYAMFCLLVLMCFGERLDEASVRAVGAAQRDWLLYVARKTSVFAFWPAVTKHLFRGRLKMGLALRRRQKELFLPLIDARWERKKQINRGAGVVLPMAETTFEHSYVDTLLDIKLPEEEAGRALTDDEMVILCSEFLIAGTDTTATGLQWIMAELVKNPAIQEKLYDEIRTTTGGDQAEVSEEDIHKMPYLKAVVLEGLRRHPPAHFVLPHKAMEDMEIDGYLIPKGATVNFMVAEMGRDEREWEKPMEFVPERFLPGGDGEGVDVAGSREIRMMPFGVGRRICAGLGVAMLHLEYFVANLVNEFEWREVPGDEVDFAEKPEFTVVMANPLCARLVPRSRS